Part of the Pseudarthrobacter sp. NBSH8 genome is shown below.
GGGGCGGATCCTCGGCTCGCCGCCACCCTGGGCCTGACCCGGCAATGGCTCCATGCCCGGCAGCTCGGCTTCGACCACCCGGCCACGGGGGAACGCGTCACCGTGACCAGCGAATACCCGCAGGATCTGGCCTTTGCCCTCGCAGTCCTGGAGTCGGGGGAAGCCTAGCGGCGGGGTCGCTGGGCCTTGGGCGGCCGGCCAGCGCTTAGAATGGTGCGGTGACTTCCAGCAATGCCTCGTTCGTCCACCTCCATAACCACACCGAATACTCCATGTTGGACGGCGCAGCCCGCCTGGGTGAGCTCTTCAACGAGACTGAACGCCTCGGGATGCCGGCACTGGCCACCACCGACCACGGATACCTGTTCGGGGCTTTCGATTTCTGGAAGCGCGCCACGGACCAGGGGATCAAGCCGATTATCGGTGTGGAAGCCTACGTAACCCCCGGTACTGCGCGCACGGACAAAAGCCGTGTCCGCTGGGGCGAGGAACACCAGCGCAAGGACGACATCTCCGGCGGTGGTTCCTACACGCACATGACGCTGTTGAGCTATAACAACGTCGGCATGCGCAACCTCTTCCGGGCTTCGTCCATCGGCTCGCTGGACGCAGTTTTCGGCAAATGGCCGCGTTTGGACCGTGAGCTCCTCAACACATACTCCGAGGGCCTGATCGCCACCACGGGCTGCCCTTCGGGGGAGGTCCAGACCCGGCTGCGGCTGGGCCAGTACCGCGAGGCCTTGGAAGCCGCCTCGGAATTCCGTGATATTTTCGGTGCGGAGAACTATTTCTGCGAACTGATGGACCACGGCCTGGACATCGAACGACGGGTCACGGGAGACCTGCTGCGGCTGGCCAAGGACCTGAACCTGCCGCTGGTGGCCACCAACGACCTTCACTACACGCACGAACATGACGCCAAGGCACACGAGGCCCTGCTTGCCATCCAGTCAGGTTCCACGCTGCTGGAGCCGTCCTATGACAACGGCGGCTCTCGCTTCGCTTTCTCGGGCAGCGGCTACTACCTCAAATCCCCGCAGGAGATGCGGGAGCTGTTCAGGGACCACCCGGACGCTTGCGACAACACCCTGCTGATCGCCGAGCGCTGCGATGTCTCATTCAACACCGGCGCAAACTACATGCCGAGGTTTCCGTGCCCGCCGGGCGAGGACGAAACATCCTGGCTGGTCAAGGAAGTTGCCACGGGACTGGAATACCGGTACCCGGGCGGTGTCCCGGACAAAGTCCGCACCCAGGCCGACTACGAGCTCGAAGTCATCACCTCCATGGGGTTCCCGGGATACTTCCTGGTGGTGGCCGACTTCATCAACTGGGCGAAGAAGAACGGTATCCGCGTCGGTCCCGGCCGTGGCTCCGGCGCCGGCTCCATGGTGGCGTACGCCATGCGAATCACGGACCTTGATCCGCTCCTTCACGGCCTGATCTTCGAGCGGTTCCTCAACCCTGACCGGGTGTCCATGCCTGACTTCGACGTTGACTTCGATGACCGGCGCCGGTCCGAAGTCATTGACTATGTGACCCGGAAATACGGCGACGAGCGCGTGGCAATGATTGTCACGTACGGCACCATCAAAACCAAGCAGGCGCTGAAGGACTCCTCCCGTGTGCTGGGCTACCCGTTCAGCATGGGGGAGCAGCTGACCAAGGCGCTCCCGCCGGCAGTGATGGCCAAGGACATCCCGCTCGCCGACATCCAGAACAAGGACTCAAAGCGCTACAGCGAGGCGGGTGACTTCCGCCAGCTGATCGCTTCCGATCCAGAGGCCGCGAAGGTCTTCGAGACTGCCCTCGGCATTGAGGGGCTGAAGCGCCAGTGGGGCGTGCACGCCGCTGGCGTCATTATGTCCTCGGATCCCATCATCGACGTCATCCCGGTCATGCGCCGTATCCAGGACGGCCAGGTGATCACGCAGTTCGACTACCCCACGTGTGAGGGCCTGGGGCTGATCAAGATGGACTTCCTCGGCCTGCGGAACCTGACGATCATTTCCGACGCCCTGGAGAACATCAAGTTCAACCGCGGCATGGACCTGGACCTGGACAGCCTGGCCCTGGATGACGTGGCCTCGTATGAACTGCTGGCCCGGGGCGACACCCTGGGTGTGTTCCAGCTTGATGGCGGTCCCATGCGGTCCCTGCTGAAGCTGATGAAGCCTGACAACTTCGAGGACATCTCCGCCGTGCTGGCTCTTTATCGGCCCGGTCCGATGGGCGCGAACGCGCACACCGACTACGCGCTGCGCAAGAACGGGATCCAAGAAGTCATCCCTATCCACCCCGAGCTCAAGGAACCGCTTGCTGAAATCCTTGGCGGGACCTACGGCCTGATCGTATATCAGGAGCAGGTGATGGCCGTAGCCCAGAAACTCGCCGGCTATTCGCTCGGGCAGGCAGACATCCTGCGGCGCGCCATGGGCAAAAAGAAGAAATCCGAGCTGGACAAGCAGTTCGCCGGATTCTCCCAGGGCATGCAGGACAACGGCTACTCCATGGCCGCAGTGAAGACCCTGTGGGACATCCTGCTGCCGTTCTCCGACTACGCCTTCAACAAGGCCCACTCGGCCGCGTATGGCGTGATCTCCTACTGGACCGCGTACCTGAAGGCGCACTTTGCGCCGGAGTACATGGCTGCCCTGCTGACGTCGGTCGGTGACGACAAGGACAAATCGGCAATCTACCTCAACGAATGCCGGCGCATGGGAATCACCGTGCTGCCGCCGGACGTGAACGAATCCGCGCTGAACTTCACTCCGGTAGGCACCGACATCCGATTCGGCATGGGTGCCATCCGCAACGTGGGCGTCAATGCCGTCGAAGCGATGGTGGCCGCGCGCGAGAAGGAAGGTGCCTACACGTCCTTCAAGGACTACCTCATGAAGGTCCCCGCGGTGGTCTGCAACAAGCGGACCATTGAATCCCTGATCAAGGCCGGAGCCTTCGATTCCCTCAACCACCACCGGCGTGCCCTGGCGATGATCCATGAAGAGGCCATCGACTCCGTGATCACCCTCAAGCGAAACGAAGCAATCGGCCAGTTCGATCTCTTCGCCGGTTTCGAGGAGGTCGAATCCGAAGCGTCGCTGAGCATCGAGATCCCCGACCTGCCGGAATGGGAGAAGAAGGACAAGCTCTCCTTTGAGCGCGACATGCTTGGCCTGTATGTGTCAGACCACCCGCTGCAAGGCCTGGAAGGACTCCTCAGCCAGCACGCGGACCAGTCCATCACCTCGATCATCGGCGAAGACGGGCCGCACGACGGCGCCATCATCACCATCTCCGGCATGATCACCTCGCTCAGCCGCAGGATCGCCAAGGCGAGTGGCAACGCCTATGCCCGGGCCGAAATCGAAGACCTCGGCGGTTCGATGGAGGTGATGTTCTTCGGCCAGGTCTACGGCCCCATCGCGTCGGTCCTTGCCGAGGACCTGATCGTCGTGGTCAAGGGCCGCCTGCAGCGGCGGGACGACGGTGCCGTGGCGCTGAACTGCATGGAACTGTCCGTTCCGGACCTCAGTGAAGGAACCAACGGCCCCGTGCTCATTTCGATGCCCACCCACAAGGCAACCCAGGCTGTTGTCACCGAACTGGGCGATGTCCTTCGGAACCATCGGGGGAACTCGGAAGTCAGGCTCCACCTGCAGGGTGACACCCGGACGGAAGTCATGGGGCTGCCCGTCCATCTCAGGGTCAACCCCAGCCCGTCACTGTTCGGTGACCTGAAGGTGCTCCTGGGCCCAACCTGCCTGGATAACTAGGTTCCGGTAGTCAGATCTGGTAGTCCAGGGGGACCGGCTGGCCATAGCCGCCGGCGTGGTACAGGAGCGGCGAGCCGTCGTCGCCCAATTCGCCGTCCACAACCTCGACAACCACCACGGCATTGTTCTCGAAGGAGAGCCGCATCTGGATCTTACCGATCAGCCAGCCGGCGACGTCTTTGAGGATCGGGACCTCGTGCGGGCCAAGTTTCCAGTGGTCCCCGCCGAACCTGTCCTTGGTGCGCGCGAAACGGTCTGCAAGCGCCTGGTTTTCCAGGCCCAGCATGTGGACACCGAGGTGGGTGGCGTTGGCCACGGCCGGCCAGGAACTTGAACTGCGGGCCATATTGAACGTGAACCGCGGCGGCTGTGCGGAAAGTGACGCCACGGACGTGGCGGTGAAGCCGTAGGGCTCGCCCTGGTAGTTCACGGTGATGATGGCGACCCCCGCCGCATGCCGCCGGAACATTTCCTTGAAAGTGCCCTCGAACGGCGTTTTGTCTGTCATCGTAAAATTTGCTCCCTGGAAAGCAGGCTGAAATGGACTCTTCCTTAAGGGTATTAGTCCCCGCCGGACAGGGAGCAATCCCTGGGCCCGGCACGTCATCTGTCAAGACTGCCCACGTCATCTGACCGGACACGCCGAGATTTGTTAAGGTTTGTTTCATGAGAGAACACATCAGCCGCCGGTCCTCCCGGCTGCCGTGGAAATGCTTTGCCGCTGCTGCTGCCGGTGGTGTTCCTGTCGGCCTGTTGTGGTGGCTGCTTGCCCCAGGTGGCTTGAACCTGATCACGCGCGACCCCGCCCTGGCAGCCGGGACCAATCCGGACGTATGGCTGCCCAGGGACCTCACCCTTGCTGGACTTTGTGTGTTCGCAGGGTGCCTGGTTGCCGTGTTCCTGGCCGATAAGGGCGGCCGCGATGCGCAGGCGGCCTTTCTCCTGGGCCTGGCCGGCGGACTGGGCGGGGCCCTGATCGCGTGGCTGACCGGCGTCCTTGCGGGCCAGCTATGGGGCGGACCCGCAGACACGTCGGTCAATGCCAGCGTCGCGTTCTCGCTCCGGTCTCTGCCCGTGCTTATTTTGTGGCCGGCCGCGACCGCCGCGTCCGTGTTTGTCCTAAGCCTGGTGAACCTGCTCAAGAGCGGGCCCGGGATCGCGGCACGCCGGTAGCCGAAGGCAGTGCGCCCGGCGCGTAAAATGGACCGGTGACCATTTCTCCTGAATTTCCAGCCACACCCGCTGCCGCCGCTGTCAGCTTCCGGACAGTCGACCTTCGCGGCAGGGGTCTGACCCTCGCCGGTTTGCGCGCCGCCGTTCCCCGGGCGCGGCAGCACACCGTGGCGGATGCGGAACAAAAGGTACTGGACATCATCAAGGCCGTCCGGACGGACGGCTTCACCGCCCTCAGCGACCTGGCACTCCGTTTCGACGGAGTCCAGCAGATCCACCCGCGGGTCCCGTCAGCATCCCTGGCCCGGGCGCTCGCGGAGCTGGATCCGGCGGTCCGCGGCGCGCTGGAAGAATCGATCAGCCGCGCCCGGCGCTTCGCGGACGGGCAGCGGCCGCGTGATCTCGACGTTGAACTCGGCGACGGCGCGCTGGTGAGCCAGAATTGGGTTCCGGTTTCTCGGGTGGGTTTATACGTGCCTGGTGGCCTCGCCGTCTATCCGTCGTCGGTCATCATGAATGTTGTTCCGGCCCTGGCTGCGGGAGTGCAGTCCATCGCTCTGGCATCGCCGCCGCAGAAAGATTTCGGCGGCCTCCCGCACCCCACCATCCTCGCGGCAGCGGCCCTGCTCGGCATCGACGAGGTCTACGCGATCGGCGGTGCACAGGCAATCGCTGCCTTCGCCTACGGCGTGGAGGCAAATGACGCCGGGCCCGCTTTGGAACCCGTTGATGTAGTTACGGGTCCGGGAAACATTTTTGTGGCGACGGCGAAGCGTCTGGTCAAGGGTGTGGTGGGGATCGATTCCGAGGCGGGAACCACCGAAATCGCCATCCTGGCTGATTCAACGGCGCAACCTGACCTTGTGGCAGCAGACCTGATCAGCCAGGCGGAGCATGACCCCCAGGCGGCTTCCGTGCTCATCACGGACTCGGAGGACCTTGCCGCGGCAGTCCGCATCGAACTGGACCGGCAGGCGGCCGGCACCAAGCACTCCGCGCGCGTATGTGAGGCGCTGTCCGGCCCGCAGTCGGGAGTGGTCCTGGTGGAGGACCTGGAACAAGGCATCGCCGCATGCGACGCCTACGCTGCTGAACACCTTGAAATCATGACCGCGGATGCGCCGGCGGTAGCTGCCCGGATCCGGAACGCCGGGGCGATCTTTGTGGGGGACTACAGTCCTGTCAGCCTGGGCGACTACTGCGCCGGCTCCAACCACGTCCTGCCCACCAGCGGGACGGCGGCAT
Proteins encoded:
- the dnaE gene encoding DNA polymerase III subunit alpha; amino-acid sequence: MTSSNASFVHLHNHTEYSMLDGAARLGELFNETERLGMPALATTDHGYLFGAFDFWKRATDQGIKPIIGVEAYVTPGTARTDKSRVRWGEEHQRKDDISGGGSYTHMTLLSYNNVGMRNLFRASSIGSLDAVFGKWPRLDRELLNTYSEGLIATTGCPSGEVQTRLRLGQYREALEAASEFRDIFGAENYFCELMDHGLDIERRVTGDLLRLAKDLNLPLVATNDLHYTHEHDAKAHEALLAIQSGSTLLEPSYDNGGSRFAFSGSGYYLKSPQEMRELFRDHPDACDNTLLIAERCDVSFNTGANYMPRFPCPPGEDETSWLVKEVATGLEYRYPGGVPDKVRTQADYELEVITSMGFPGYFLVVADFINWAKKNGIRVGPGRGSGAGSMVAYAMRITDLDPLLHGLIFERFLNPDRVSMPDFDVDFDDRRRSEVIDYVTRKYGDERVAMIVTYGTIKTKQALKDSSRVLGYPFSMGEQLTKALPPAVMAKDIPLADIQNKDSKRYSEAGDFRQLIASDPEAAKVFETALGIEGLKRQWGVHAAGVIMSSDPIIDVIPVMRRIQDGQVITQFDYPTCEGLGLIKMDFLGLRNLTIISDALENIKFNRGMDLDLDSLALDDVASYELLARGDTLGVFQLDGGPMRSLLKLMKPDNFEDISAVLALYRPGPMGANAHTDYALRKNGIQEVIPIHPELKEPLAEILGGTYGLIVYQEQVMAVAQKLAGYSLGQADILRRAMGKKKKSELDKQFAGFSQGMQDNGYSMAAVKTLWDILLPFSDYAFNKAHSAAYGVISYWTAYLKAHFAPEYMAALLTSVGDDKDKSAIYLNECRRMGITVLPPDVNESALNFTPVGTDIRFGMGAIRNVGVNAVEAMVAAREKEGAYTSFKDYLMKVPAVVCNKRTIESLIKAGAFDSLNHHRRALAMIHEEAIDSVITLKRNEAIGQFDLFAGFEEVESEASLSIEIPDLPEWEKKDKLSFERDMLGLYVSDHPLQGLEGLLSQHADQSITSIIGEDGPHDGAIITISGMITSLSRRIAKASGNAYARAEIEDLGGSMEVMFFGQVYGPIASVLAEDLIVVVKGRLQRRDDGAVALNCMELSVPDLSEGTNGPVLISMPTHKATQAVVTELGDVLRNHRGNSEVRLHLQGDTRTEVMGLPVHLRVNPSPSLFGDLKVLLGPTCLDN
- a CDS encoding flavin reductase family protein encodes the protein MTDKTPFEGTFKEMFRRHAAGVAIITVNYQGEPYGFTATSVASLSAQPPRFTFNMARSSSSWPAVANATHLGVHMLGLENQALADRFARTKDRFGGDHWKLGPHEVPILKDVAGWLIGKIQMRLSFENNAVVVVEVVDGELGDDGSPLLYHAGGYGQPVPLDYQI
- the hisD gene encoding histidinol dehydrogenase, with amino-acid sequence MTISPEFPATPAAAAVSFRTVDLRGRGLTLAGLRAAVPRARQHTVADAEQKVLDIIKAVRTDGFTALSDLALRFDGVQQIHPRVPSASLARALAELDPAVRGALEESISRARRFADGQRPRDLDVELGDGALVSQNWVPVSRVGLYVPGGLAVYPSSVIMNVVPALAAGVQSIALASPPQKDFGGLPHPTILAAAALLGIDEVYAIGGAQAIAAFAYGVEANDAGPALEPVDVVTGPGNIFVATAKRLVKGVVGIDSEAGTTEIAILADSTAQPDLVAADLISQAEHDPQAASVLITDSEDLAAAVRIELDRQAAGTKHSARVCEALSGPQSGVVLVEDLEQGIAACDAYAAEHLEIMTADAPAVAARIRNAGAIFVGDYSPVSLGDYCAGSNHVLPTSGTAAFSSGLNVTTFLRAIQVINYSRAALQEVSGHIVSLSGAEDLPAHGEAVTARFRHAR